A window from Neobacillus sp. PS3-40 encodes these proteins:
- a CDS encoding spore germination protein — MHTVINIFSFKINNVSNNGSVNIGEALHNAHTANTKSQGQNASFGDFAPPSAAMENVFIDPDVNDMGDIANPANVLSNQM, encoded by the coding sequence ATGCATACGGTAATTAATATCTTTTCCTTTAAAATTAATAACGTTTCAAATAATGGGTCTGTTAACATTGGTGAAGCACTTCATAATGCCCATACAGCCAATACTAAATCACAAGGCCAAAATGCATCCTTCGGTGATTTTGCTCCACCTAGTGCAGCAATGGAAAATGTCTTTATTGATCCGGACGTAAATGATATGGGTGATATCGCAAATCCGGCAAACGTCCTTTCAAATCAAATGTAA
- a CDS encoding Hsp20/alpha crystallin family protein, with the protein MFPWSMFPFNKESKSMLQNMKPDDIDKYVQDIMGKMMPGSMRGMMNPQEIMNNFQSPLGQQQTPSTDILNSTAYETHDFVFVRIPIKKEDWLKQLQIYHTSNQLIIEHIPDHDDKHTITLPAIVKKKGSVANYKDGMLEVRIPKNVDMQFSQIDVTEI; encoded by the coding sequence ATGTTCCCGTGGAGTATGTTTCCTTTTAATAAAGAATCAAAAAGTATGCTTCAAAACATGAAGCCTGACGATATTGATAAATATGTCCAAGATATTATGGGAAAAATGATGCCAGGTAGTATGCGAGGAATGATGAATCCCCAAGAGATTATGAACAATTTTCAATCTCCACTAGGACAACAGCAAACACCATCTACAGATATATTGAATTCAACGGCCTATGAAACACATGACTTTGTTTTTGTTAGGATTCCAATAAAAAAAGAAGACTGGCTTAAACAATTACAGATATATCATACTTCAAACCAACTAATTATTGAGCATATACCTGATCATGATGACAAACATACTATTACTCTCCCAGCCATTGTAAAAAAGAAAGGTTCTGTAGCAAATTATAAAGATGGAATGCTTGAGGTACGAATTCCGAAAAATGTGGATATGCAATTCTCACAAATTGACGTAACAGAAATTTAA
- a CDS encoding spore germination protein, with the protein MPFQINIFNIKTNSLNNNANISLGPAVHNSHTANTKWVGTNMALGDFSPTNSISANGVADLDVSDQDQIANPSSPISNQF; encoded by the coding sequence ATGCCCTTTCAAATAAATATATTTAATATAAAAACAAACTCCCTTAATAACAATGCAAACATTTCTTTAGGTCCGGCAGTTCATAACAGCCATACCGCAAATACTAAATGGGTTGGCACAAATATGGCATTAGGGGATTTTTCGCCAACAAACTCAATTTCTGCAAATGGTGTAGCTGATTTGGATGTCAGTGATCAAGATCAAATAGCAAACCCCTCATCACCTATTTCAAACCAATTCTAA